The proteins below come from a single Plodia interpunctella isolate USDA-ARS_2022_Savannah chromosome 21, ilPloInte3.2, whole genome shotgun sequence genomic window:
- the LOC128679476 gene encoding uncharacterized protein LOC128679476: MFQYWYAHQTNSVRWAGAVSDSYGLACGVRQGGLTSPTLFNLYINELIIELSSQHVGCHVDGVCVNNLSYADDMALLSASVCGLRKLVEICEKYACGHGLLYNVKKSQCMVFRAGTNCPRDVPPVRISGTPLQWVSQFKYLGHIIAADLKDNADIDRERRALSIRANMIARRFARCSRQVKIALFRAYCTSLYTCSLWADYTKRSYNDLRVLYNNAFRVILGLPRFCSASGMFAEARTDCFHAAMRKRSASLVRRVRTSSNVILNMIADRLDCPYTRCCCERHVAVSMPLRRY; encoded by the coding sequence ATGTTTCAGTACTGGTACGCTCATCAAACAAATAGCGTGCGTTGGGCGGGTGCAGTGTCGGACTCATATGGGTTAGCTTGCGGCGTGAGACAGGGCGGATTAACATCTCCTACCctcttcaatttatatattaatgagtTGATCATCGAGCTCAGTAGCCAACATGTTGGCTGTCACGTTGATGGAGTTTGCGTCAACAATTTAAGTTATGCGGACGACATGGCGCTGTTGAGCGCGTCGGTCTGCGGTCTGAGAAAGCTCGTTGAAATTTGCGAGAAGTACGCGTGTGGCCACGGACTTTTGTATAACGTTAAGAAAAGTCAATGTATGGTCTTTAGGGCGGGTACTAATTGTCCCAGGGATGTACCACCGGTAAGAATAAGTGGTACGCCTCTGCAGTGGGTTTctcaatttaaatacttaggtCATATTATAGCTGCCGACCTTAAGGATAATGCCGACATTGACAGGGAGCGGAGGGCATTGTCAATCAGAGCCAACATGATTGCCCGCAGGTTTGCACGATGTTCACGGCAGGTCAAAATTGCGCTGTTCAGGGCTTACTGTACGTCGTTGTATACCTGCAGCCTGTGGGCTGACTATACTAAAAGGAGTTACAATGACCTCCGCGTCCTTTACAATAACGCGTTCAGAGTGATATTGGGGCTGCCCCGATTCTGTAGCGCTTCGGGTATGTTTGCGGAGGCGCGAACAGACTGTTTTCATGCAGCCATGCGTAAGCGAAGTGCGTCCCTGGTGCGCAGAGTACGGACCAGCTCCAATGTCATTTTGAACATGATAGCCGACCGACTGGATTGTCCATACACCCGGTGTTGCTGTGAAAGACATGTCGCGGTGTCTATGCCGCTGAGGAGGTATTGA